A window from Cellvibrio zantedeschiae encodes these proteins:
- a CDS encoding TonB-dependent receptor plug domain-containing protein, whose protein sequence is MKIPFTRALLPALVCAISANTFAQNKPSAPLDVYNLSLAELGQVQISIATGNSTSLDKAPATASVIYASEIEAMGARNLDEILETVPGLHIGLSALSRLDSVYSIRGIHTGFNSQVLLLLNGVPVQSTLQGGHPTMFRLAASSIARVEVMRGPGSAVYGADAYAGVINVITKDSAAIDSPQIGVRTGSFGYREASLQAATDWQGLGIALDMSYQETDGDSSRHVEADFQSSLDASLNTKASLAPGHLSTRYHVWDTHVALSSEHWQVNLWNWLSTDAGVGAGAAQALDMDGYDDNHLIMGDATYQFGSGNSSWDNSIRLSHLYSDHTTQFNLLPDGVKVPIGSDGNINFAKPAGLVTFPDGLKGNPGQTTNDTQLEFVSIYNGFESHRIRFSIGSRRQSFDGNETKNFGPGVINGTQPIVSGTLTDVTGTPFVYLNDGSRKVSFLSVQDEWKLNQDLTLTSGVRYDKYSDFGGTTNPRLALVWALNESLTTKLLYGSAFRAPSISELYFKNNPVSLGNPDLNPETINTLEWSFNYRFNPNLQTTLTLFRYKAQDMIEFLADANGVTKTAQNARDQDGHGYELEFSWKPVPQFRVGTSYSFDDPTDAKTGATVPDAPGRQLKLNADWEFTKNWFFNTQIERVADRARATTDKRPEINDYNWINFTLRAKDLLPDLDLSLAVRNAADADAREPSSGRLVKDYPLESRSGWVELKYSFK, encoded by the coding sequence ATGAAAATACCATTTACGCGAGCATTACTGCCTGCACTTGTTTGCGCTATTTCCGCCAACACTTTTGCGCAAAATAAGCCTAGCGCTCCTCTCGATGTGTACAACCTCTCGCTTGCTGAATTAGGGCAAGTCCAAATTTCAATCGCAACAGGTAATAGCACCTCCCTGGATAAGGCCCCGGCAACCGCTTCGGTTATTTATGCTTCGGAAATTGAAGCTATGGGTGCACGCAATCTTGATGAAATACTGGAAACTGTTCCTGGCTTGCATATAGGTTTGTCCGCTCTTAGCAGACTTGACTCGGTCTATTCCATTCGTGGCATACATACAGGGTTTAACTCGCAAGTTTTACTGTTATTAAATGGTGTGCCGGTGCAATCCACTTTGCAGGGCGGTCACCCCACCATGTTCCGCTTGGCGGCATCAAGCATTGCACGTGTTGAGGTTATGCGTGGGCCGGGTTCCGCAGTTTACGGTGCGGATGCCTATGCGGGCGTTATCAACGTTATTACTAAAGATTCAGCAGCTATAGACTCTCCCCAAATCGGAGTGCGCACAGGTTCCTTTGGTTATCGCGAGGCTTCGTTACAAGCGGCAACTGATTGGCAAGGATTGGGTATAGCGCTGGATATGTCGTATCAGGAAACGGATGGCGATTCCAGTCGTCATGTGGAGGCTGATTTTCAGTCGAGTCTTGATGCCAGTTTAAACACTAAAGCTTCGCTCGCTCCAGGTCATCTTTCAACTCGCTATCACGTTTGGGATACGCATGTGGCTTTGAGCAGTGAGCACTGGCAAGTCAATTTGTGGAATTGGCTGTCCACGGACGCCGGTGTGGGAGCTGGTGCTGCACAAGCGCTGGATATGGATGGTTATGATGATAACCATCTAATCATGGGTGATGCGACTTATCAGTTTGGCTCAGGCAATAGTAGCTGGGATAACAGTATTCGACTCAGTCACCTCTATTCCGATCATACGACTCAATTCAATTTATTGCCGGATGGCGTGAAAGTACCCATTGGCAGCGACGGCAACATTAATTTTGCAAAACCAGCAGGGCTGGTGACTTTTCCAGACGGCTTGAAAGGCAATCCTGGTCAGACGACTAACGATACCCAGTTAGAATTTGTCTCCATATACAACGGTTTCGAATCTCATCGGATCCGCTTCTCTATAGGTTCTCGTCGACAATCATTTGATGGTAATGAGACCAAAAATTTTGGTCCTGGTGTAATAAATGGAACTCAACCCATCGTCAGCGGGACTCTTACAGATGTGACAGGGACACCCTTCGTTTACTTAAACGATGGCTCTCGTAAAGTAAGCTTTTTATCTGTGCAGGATGAGTGGAAGTTAAATCAGGATTTAACCCTGACTTCTGGTGTGCGTTACGATAAATATTCAGATTTTGGTGGTACTACCAATCCTCGCTTGGCGTTGGTCTGGGCACTAAATGAGAGTCTAACGACCAAGCTTTTATATGGTAGTGCATTCCGTGCACCGTCTATTTCCGAATTATATTTTAAGAACAACCCGGTTTCCCTGGGCAACCCGGATTTAAATCCAGAAACTATTAATACGCTGGAATGGTCATTCAACTACCGCTTTAATCCCAATTTGCAAACCACGCTGACCTTGTTCCGCTATAAAGCACAAGACATGATTGAGTTTTTGGCTGATGCGAACGGTGTTACCAAAACGGCGCAAAACGCGCGGGATCAAGACGGCCATGGTTATGAATTGGAGTTTAGCTGGAAACCTGTTCCGCAATTTCGTGTTGGTACGAGCTATTCGTTTGATGATCCTACGGATGCTAAAACGGGAGCAACTGTGCCTGATGCACCTGGTCGCCAGCTCAAGTTAAATGCTGATTGGGAATTCACTAAAAACTGGTTCTTCAATACGCAAATAGAACGTGTCGCAGATCGAGCTCGTGCAACGACTGATAAGCGTCCGGAAATTAATGACTACAACTGGATTAATTTTACATTAAGAGCAAAAGATTTATTGCCGGACCTGGATTTATCGCTCGCGGTTCGTAACGCCGCAGATGCAGATGCGCGTGAACCCAGCAGTGGTAGGCTTGTGAAGGATTATCCTTTGGAATCACGCAGTGGATGGGTGGAATTGAAGTATTCATTTAAATAA
- a CDS encoding LTA synthase family protein yields the protein MIKIFDAIKQRLSRFAASLALLTRWAGPYATMLQMLIIGLVVLSLSRLGLIAWQWDRVSAAGILDEMIVQGVRADLILLGYFVAIAVLLAPFLAHKISARAWWLFNLCWATLALVFVIFMELSTPPFMMQFDLRPNRLFIEYLSYPKEVFATLWNGFRLALVLGVGFTVLLGFTIFSLLKTASANAQLWTTKKLLLTWPFIFVLVFLQVRSTTDHRPANPALFALSGDALVNSLIINSGWSVFDALASMRREANSSEIYGAFPREKVFEQVKAAPWLSGYEFNSKEFPTLHRQTPAVQRDKPLNLVIVLEESLGATFVESLGGLPVTPELEKLKHEGWWFEQLYATGTRSVRGIEAVVSGYAPTPARSVVKLSLAQHNFYTLALGLGEQGYHTEFVYGGEAHFDNMRGFFTGNGFQQVVDRGDIKDPVFVGSWGASDEDLFNKSLERLKQLHSKNKPFFSLIFSSSNHEPFEFPDGRIDLHDTTKQTVNNAVKYADYALGKFISEAKKQDYWKDTVFLIVADHDNRVYGDNLVPIKKFHIPGLILGADVQPKRITTLASQIDLGATLLSLMGVTSEHPMIGRDFAKDSETPGRALMQFDNYFAWLEGDVATILRPNKSPLLGHYDAAKGELMLGKENPAQAQVDKAMAHVILPSLLYREQRYKIPQ from the coding sequence ATGATAAAGATTTTCGATGCTATAAAACAGCGGCTTTCACGTTTTGCTGCTAGCTTGGCGTTATTAACTCGATGGGCAGGGCCTTACGCAACCATGTTGCAGATGTTAATCATCGGGCTGGTAGTATTGTCGCTTTCGCGTTTGGGTTTGATTGCTTGGCAATGGGATCGAGTGAGTGCGGCTGGAATTCTTGATGAAATGATCGTGCAAGGTGTGCGTGCTGATCTCATTTTATTAGGTTACTTTGTCGCCATAGCGGTTTTACTCGCACCGTTTCTTGCACATAAAATTTCTGCGCGCGCCTGGTGGTTATTTAATCTTTGTTGGGCGACCCTGGCTTTAGTATTTGTTATTTTTATGGAGCTTTCTACTCCGCCTTTTATGATGCAGTTTGATTTGCGTCCTAATCGTTTGTTTATTGAATATCTCTCTTATCCAAAGGAAGTATTTGCGACTTTGTGGAATGGTTTTCGGCTTGCGCTCGTATTAGGCGTTGGGTTTACCGTGTTATTGGGCTTCACAATTTTTAGCTTGCTGAAAACGGCGTCTGCCAATGCGCAATTGTGGACAACAAAAAAACTATTGTTAACCTGGCCATTTATTTTTGTTTTGGTTTTTTTACAAGTACGTTCCACTACAGATCATCGCCCGGCCAATCCTGCGCTGTTCGCGCTATCCGGTGATGCTTTGGTGAATTCCTTGATTATAAATTCTGGTTGGTCAGTGTTTGATGCGCTGGCTTCCATGCGCCGTGAGGCTAATTCTTCGGAAATATATGGCGCTTTTCCGCGCGAAAAAGTATTTGAACAAGTTAAAGCGGCTCCCTGGTTGAGTGGATACGAATTTAACTCGAAAGAATTCCCAACCTTGCATCGCCAAACGCCAGCAGTCCAGCGCGACAAACCGCTTAACCTTGTGATTGTGTTGGAAGAAAGTTTGGGTGCAACCTTTGTTGAGTCTTTAGGCGGATTGCCTGTCACCCCCGAGCTTGAAAAATTAAAACATGAAGGTTGGTGGTTTGAGCAGTTATACGCAACAGGAACACGTTCAGTTCGTGGGATTGAAGCTGTAGTCTCCGGTTATGCACCTACACCTGCACGCAGCGTAGTAAAACTTTCACTTGCGCAGCATAATTTTTACACGCTGGCTTTGGGCTTGGGCGAGCAAGGTTATCACACAGAATTTGTGTACGGCGGCGAGGCACATTTCGACAATATGCGCGGCTTTTTTACCGGCAATGGCTTTCAGCAAGTGGTGGATCGTGGCGATATTAAAGACCCGGTGTTTGTGGGTAGCTGGGGCGCCAGTGATGAAGATCTATTTAACAAATCATTGGAGCGTTTAAAACAACTTCATTCCAAGAACAAGCCATTCTTTAGTTTGATTTTTAGCTCATCTAATCACGAACCTTTTGAGTTTCCGGATGGCCGAATCGATTTGCATGACACGACCAAACAAACGGTTAACAATGCAGTGAAATATGCGGATTACGCCTTGGGCAAATTTATCAGCGAAGCTAAAAAGCAGGATTATTGGAAGGATACGGTTTTCCTTATTGTTGCTGACCACGATAACCGCGTTTATGGTGATAACCTGGTGCCTATTAAAAAATTCCACATTCCTGGTTTGATTTTAGGTGCAGATGTGCAACCAAAGCGCATTACCACCTTGGCCAGCCAAATTGATCTCGGTGCTACTTTGTTGTCGCTGATGGGCGTAACAAGTGAGCATCCAATGATTGGTCGCGATTTTGCGAAAGACAGTGAAACACCCGGGCGTGCACTGATGCAATTCGATAATTATTTTGCATGGCTTGAAGGTGATGTGGCGACAATTTTAAGACCCAACAAAAGCCCGCTGCTTGGTCATTATGATGCCGCCAAAGGCGAGCTGATGCTGGGGAAAGAAAATCCTGCGCAAGCTCAGGTTGATAAAGCTATGGCGCACGTAATATTGCCGTCCTTGTTGTATCGTGAGCAGCGTTACAAAATTCCACAATAA
- a CDS encoding citrate/2-methylcitrate synthase, translating into MTEQFQSDKSLESPPPKRIKVQSRNEPFSKRASTRIWSEEPSSDNPYIAQAALCHGYDLVELMEKRSFVDVFYLLFRGELPSPAQAQLLQALMIALINPGPRHPATRAAMNVGVGKTNPLHILPIASAVLGGEYLGGGEIENAMRFFRKYQQTNPAELNELSLGDEQLMPGFGKRHGGVDLLAAAIANHLVTMDAAGDALKWGNQFAQLQAPKGIGWLTTGIAAAVFADLGFQPKYGGALFQLLGAPGLVAHGMEVANKPITAMPYVSDDNYVLER; encoded by the coding sequence ATGACAGAGCAATTCCAATCTGATAAATCATTAGAATCCCCTCCGCCCAAACGTATAAAAGTTCAAAGCCGCAACGAACCTTTCAGCAAGCGTGCCAGCACACGCATCTGGTCAGAAGAACCCAGCAGTGATAATCCGTATATCGCGCAAGCTGCGCTTTGCCATGGCTACGATTTAGTTGAGCTTATGGAAAAGCGTTCGTTTGTTGATGTGTTTTATCTGTTGTTTCGCGGAGAGCTTCCTTCGCCGGCACAAGCTCAATTGTTGCAAGCCTTGATGATCGCGTTGATTAATCCGGGGCCACGTCATCCGGCTACGCGTGCAGCTATGAATGTTGGTGTTGGTAAAACGAATCCCCTGCATATTTTGCCCATCGCATCGGCAGTTTTGGGCGGTGAGTATTTGGGTGGTGGGGAAATAGAAAATGCGATGCGTTTTTTTCGAAAATACCAACAAACAAATCCTGCAGAGCTGAACGAATTATCACTTGGTGACGAGCAATTAATGCCCGGCTTTGGTAAGCGTCACGGTGGTGTGGATTTACTCGCGGCGGCTATAGCAAATCATTTGGTCACTATGGATGCTGCAGGCGATGCGCTTAAATGGGGAAATCAATTTGCACAACTGCAAGCACCAAAAGGCATAGGTTGGTTAACCACAGGAATTGCAGCTGCCGTTTTTGCTGATCTCGGTTTTCAGCCTAAATATGGTGGTGCATTATTTCAATTACTGGGGGCGCCGGGTTTGGTGGCTCATGGTATGGAAGTAGCTAATAAACCTATTACTGCAATGCCTTATGTGAGCGACGATAATTATGTCCTTGAACGATAA
- a CDS encoding YfiR/HmsC family protein — MLSAHSFAQNQSVNKQRITASYIYNFAKNIEWPNEAAMTSFDIAVFSGEKTPVYSELEMLAEKVKLKNLPITISQVSAVKTLAKYQLIYIENPNSQAITDIYSAVEGKPVLLVTFDFPNKQLVMINLVPVNNERLRFEVNKSNLINQGLKPLPELILNGGTEIDVAKLFREGQTSLVNLQKQMQIREKTLADLTASIQSQEALNSRLEKQMTDLNKSIQKSDALIAAQNEQLEKGKQERLALVSEVEQRTKELNIQQAELKTIVSEINAREKRVAELDKTIKTQEVELKKQKDAIASLDETVGIQKKALMYSWGLVILGLALVLTVWYAYNVKRRDNQRLAAHAQDLQFAKDRLAIAKRKAEDASQAKGEFLSLMSHELRTPLQAIIGYTEVVIEDLKLNDDQVHIKDLTRVINNSERLLKLINGVLDLAKIESGRMQLDLTEVKLSSLVDDAVGTVKPLLEKNDIQLKTDVDDGSLLPVADPEKLLHMMINLLGNASKFSPKGLVTLKAYNEGHRIFISVADTGIGMSLEQQQHIFDPFRQADSSTTRKFQGSGLGLSITRQLCEMMGGTIEVQSQLGAGATFIVDIPLPIEADTRFGESGVGSDQDVAEAEQNPDATGNHIVMIDDDPAFLDIMARTMRREGYVVHTAYDAETGFKLLQKVKPQVITLDLLLPDQHGWLLFEKIKAEAELKDIPVIIISIMDDRKNTSKRQAEEYLTKPIRRETLKLAVQRLAPPHNKS; from the coding sequence GTGTTGAGCGCCCACAGCTTCGCGCAAAATCAATCCGTCAATAAACAAAGAATTACCGCCTCCTATATTTACAACTTCGCTAAAAATATTGAGTGGCCCAATGAAGCGGCCATGACATCATTTGATATAGCTGTATTTAGCGGTGAAAAAACGCCGGTCTACAGCGAACTTGAAATGCTTGCAGAAAAAGTAAAATTAAAAAACCTTCCAATCACAATTTCACAGGTAAGCGCTGTAAAAACGCTGGCTAAGTATCAACTGATTTATATTGAAAATCCCAATAGCCAGGCGATAACGGATATTTACAGCGCCGTTGAAGGCAAACCAGTGTTGTTGGTGACTTTTGATTTTCCCAATAAACAGTTGGTTATGATCAACCTGGTGCCTGTTAATAATGAAAGATTGCGGTTTGAGGTTAATAAATCCAATCTTATTAACCAGGGTTTAAAACCTTTGCCCGAATTAATTTTAAACGGCGGTACTGAAATTGATGTGGCAAAGTTGTTCCGTGAAGGCCAAACCTCGCTGGTTAATTTGCAAAAGCAAATGCAAATACGCGAAAAAACCTTGGCAGATTTAACGGCCAGTATTCAAAGTCAAGAAGCTTTAAACTCTCGCCTTGAAAAGCAAATGACCGATTTGAACAAAAGTATTCAAAAAAGTGATGCGTTGATTGCCGCCCAAAATGAACAGCTTGAAAAAGGTAAACAGGAACGCTTGGCATTAGTCAGCGAAGTTGAGCAGCGCACCAAAGAGCTCAACATTCAGCAGGCAGAATTGAAAACTATCGTTAGTGAAATTAATGCGCGGGAAAAGCGTGTTGCTGAGTTAGATAAAACCATTAAAACCCAAGAAGTTGAGCTTAAAAAGCAAAAAGATGCTATCGCCAGCCTGGATGAAACTGTAGGCATCCAGAAAAAAGCGCTGATGTATTCCTGGGGGCTGGTAATACTCGGCTTGGCCTTGGTGCTAACTGTCTGGTACGCATATAACGTTAAACGCCGCGATAACCAACGTCTTGCAGCGCATGCACAAGATTTGCAATTCGCTAAAGATCGTCTCGCGATTGCGAAACGTAAAGCGGAAGATGCCAGCCAGGCTAAGGGAGAATTCCTGTCGCTGATGAGTCACGAATTGCGTACGCCACTGCAAGCGATTATTGGTTATACAGAAGTGGTTATTGAAGATTTAAAGCTTAATGATGATCAAGTGCATATTAAAGATCTCACTCGCGTTATTAATAATTCCGAGCGCCTGTTAAAACTGATTAACGGTGTGTTGGATTTAGCCAAAATTGAATCTGGTCGTATGCAGCTGGATTTAACTGAAGTAAAACTTTCAAGTCTTGTGGATGATGCAGTTGGCACCGTCAAACCTTTGTTGGAAAAAAATGACATCCAATTAAAAACGGATGTTGATGATGGTTCGCTTTTACCTGTAGCTGACCCTGAAAAATTATTGCACATGATGATTAATTTATTGGGCAACGCCAGTAAATTTTCGCCCAAGGGTTTGGTAACACTTAAAGCTTATAACGAAGGTCATCGCATTTTTATTAGCGTTGCTGATACGGGTATTGGTATGTCGCTGGAACAGCAACAACATATTTTTGATCCTTTCCGTCAGGCGGATAGCAGTACGACTCGCAAATTCCAGGGCAGCGGTTTGGGTCTTTCGATTACGCGCCAGCTGTGCGAAATGATGGGCGGAACCATTGAAGTGCAAAGCCAATTAGGAGCGGGGGCAACCTTCATTGTTGATATTCCGTTACCTATTGAGGCGGACACGCGTTTTGGCGAGTCAGGCGTTGGCAGTGATCAGGATGTTGCAGAGGCGGAACAAAATCCTGATGCAACGGGTAATCATATTGTGATGATTGATGACGACCCGGCGTTCCTCGATATTATGGCGCGCACCATGCGCCGCGAAGGTTATGTTGTGCACACCGCCTATGATGCGGAGACGGGCTTTAAATTACTGCAAAAAGTGAAACCGCAAGTTATCACTCTGGATCTGTTGTTGCCCGATCAACACGGTTGGTTGTTGTTTGAAAAAATAAAAGCTGAAGCCGAGTTAAAAGATATTCCGGTAATTATTATTTCGATTATGGATGATCGCAAAAATACCAGTAAGCGCCAGGCTGAAGAATATCTCACCAAGCCGATTCGCCGTGAGACCCTAAAGTTGGCAGTACAACGTTTGGCTCCACCACATAATAAAAGCTAA
- a CDS encoding GGDEF/EAL domain-containing response regulator — protein MLQNTNKTNSAASICILIVNNDPAAQQKIKDCLLPSGYSQLTIVDNAKKALRYLRNQPADLIIADVDIPDLDGWRLSRLIRCGILNCRSDLPIVIVARTWCERIAEVTAREYGINYLLPLNHLDNLPDIIQQLAHQASYELPKPRLLVVEDSPDTSDLIQRVLATNFDIEVADDGAEGLKAWQARRHDLVLLDVALPTMNGHDILIEIQRADPNQPVVIMTAHASIDHAEELMLLGAVDFLPKPFRADQLRKVCDIAIHREDYLVSNAQFAERVKTLEAREHEFRNLYESHHQLLDDLQSVVMELDEDLKICFLNRTWESLMGYPIEDSVGRSIEDFTSPDDAHQFAVFKEKITSAIHEKKTSTEIELCLRDVNDQKIWTQLKISRSTRSEQFSTLTICLDNITERRKSQEQLKYLAMHDSLTGLHNRHHFESTLEQLSKDAWRSKRQHGLVYLDLDHFKVINDTFGHQKGDEVLREMSTMLARRVRKPDILCRLGGDEFAVLLRNVTAQGAQDFAREIQKTIGEFSFQLQEQRINLGCSIGVTLIDGSAHTAEEHFMRADIALYVAKGRGRNLIHLYDPKDNESDELRLRINISQKIRKAISEDRMVLYFQPIYDVNKDKISYYESLVRLREPDGTIVGPAEFIPALEAAGEMHLLDRWIIKLATRTLKEYPELNHIAINLSAQAFKDETLVPTILESLKNTGVNPNRITFELTESASLFNLNITQRVIAELHRLGCSFSVDDFGSGFSSFAYLKDLPADYIKLDGSFIQNLHKDSIDQALVKAMIQVIQALGKKAVAEYVENEEILNILKKMGIDFVQGYHIGHPVPVEKIAAKKT, from the coding sequence GTGTTACAAAATACCAACAAGACGAATTCAGCAGCATCCATCTGCATACTCATTGTTAATAATGACCCCGCAGCCCAGCAAAAAATCAAAGATTGCTTGCTGCCGTCTGGCTATTCCCAATTAACGATTGTTGATAATGCCAAAAAAGCCCTGCGCTACCTTCGCAACCAACCTGCTGACCTTATTATTGCCGATGTTGATATCCCCGATCTCGATGGCTGGCGACTATCGCGCCTGATTCGCTGTGGAATCCTCAACTGCCGTTCAGATCTCCCTATTGTTATAGTCGCCCGCACCTGGTGTGAACGTATTGCTGAAGTAACCGCGCGCGAATATGGTATTAACTATTTGCTGCCGCTAAATCACCTGGACAACCTGCCCGATATCATCCAGCAGCTCGCGCATCAAGCCAGTTACGAACTGCCAAAACCGCGTTTATTAGTAGTTGAAGATTCGCCCGATACTTCTGATTTAATCCAGCGCGTACTCGCCACTAATTTTGATATTGAAGTGGCCGATGACGGTGCGGAAGGCCTGAAAGCCTGGCAAGCAAGGCGTCATGATCTGGTGTTACTGGATGTTGCCTTGCCGACCATGAATGGCCACGACATTCTAATCGAGATTCAGCGTGCGGATCCGAACCAGCCAGTGGTGATTATGACTGCGCATGCGTCCATAGATCATGCGGAGGAATTGATGTTGCTGGGCGCAGTGGATTTCCTGCCCAAACCTTTCCGCGCTGACCAACTACGCAAGGTGTGTGACATTGCCATCCACCGCGAAGATTATCTTGTGAGTAATGCGCAATTTGCCGAGCGGGTAAAAACCCTGGAAGCGCGCGAACACGAATTCCGCAACCTTTACGAAAGCCATCACCAATTGCTGGACGATTTGCAATCAGTCGTCATGGAGCTGGATGAAGATTTAAAAATTTGTTTCCTAAACCGCACTTGGGAAAGTTTGATGGGTTATCCCATTGAAGACTCGGTGGGTCGCTCCATTGAAGATTTCACATCACCCGACGATGCACACCAATTTGCGGTGTTTAAAGAAAAGATCACCTCAGCGATTCACGAGAAAAAAACCAGTACTGAAATCGAACTCTGCCTGCGCGATGTCAATGATCAAAAAATTTGGACGCAATTAAAAATTAGCCGCTCTACGCGTAGCGAACAATTTTCAACACTCACCATTTGTCTGGATAACATTACTGAGCGCCGCAAATCGCAAGAGCAATTAAAATATCTGGCGATGCACGATTCCCTAACCGGTCTTCACAATCGCCATCACTTTGAATCCACGCTAGAACAATTATCCAAAGATGCATGGCGCAGCAAGCGCCAACACGGTTTGGTCTATTTGGATCTCGACCACTTTAAAGTCATTAACGATACTTTCGGCCACCAAAAAGGCGATGAAGTATTGCGCGAAATGTCCACCATGCTTGCCCGTCGCGTACGCAAGCCCGATATTTTATGTCGCCTGGGTGGTGATGAATTTGCGGTGCTCTTGCGCAACGTCACAGCGCAAGGCGCGCAAGATTTTGCGCGCGAAATTCAAAAAACTATTGGTGAGTTCAGCTTTCAATTGCAAGAGCAGCGCATCAATTTAGGTTGCAGTATTGGCGTAACCTTAATTGATGGTAGCGCCCACACCGCTGAAGAACATTTTATGCGCGCCGATATCGCGCTCTATGTTGCCAAGGGTCGCGGTCGCAATTTGATTCACCTTTATGATCCTAAAGATAATGAAAGTGACGAATTACGTTTACGCATTAATATTTCGCAAAAAATTCGCAAAGCTATTTCAGAAGATCGGATGGTGCTTTACTTCCAACCGATTTACGATGTAAATAAAGACAAGATTTCTTACTATGAATCCCTGGTTCGTTTGCGTGAACCAGACGGCACTATTGTCGGCCCTGCAGAGTTTATTCCCGCACTGGAAGCAGCCGGTGAAATGCATTTGCTCGACCGCTGGATTATTAAATTAGCGACGCGTACGCTGAAGGAATATCCTGAACTCAACCACATCGCCATCAATCTTTCTGCACAAGCCTTTAAAGATGAAACCCTCGTTCCGACGATTTTGGAAAGCTTAAAAAATACCGGCGTAAATCCTAACCGCATCACCTTTGAATTAACCGAAAGCGCGAGTTTGTTTAACTTAAATATTACCCAGCGCGTAATTGCTGAATTGCATCGCTTAGGCTGTAGTTTTTCCGTAGATGATTTCGGCTCTGGTTTTAGCAGTTTCGCCTATTTAAAAGATTTGCCAGCAGATTACATTAAGCTCGACGGTTCATTTATTCAAAACCTGCACAAAGACAGCATTGACCAAGCCCTGGTAAAAGCCATGATTCAAGTTATTCAGGCGCTGGGGAAAAAAGCCGTTGCAGAATACGTAGAGAACGAAGAGATTCTGAATATTTTGAAAAAAATGGGAATCGACTTCGTGCAGGGCTATCACATCGGCCACCCCGTACCTGTGGAAAAAATTGCCGCAAAAAAGACGTAG